A genome region from Arachis duranensis cultivar V14167 chromosome 6, aradu.V14167.gnm2.J7QH, whole genome shotgun sequence includes the following:
- the LOC107494025 gene encoding microtubule-destabilizing protein 60 — protein MADKYLKPAYGLVENILIKVGEEEMCIQTEPIDPNLEEPSDDAQQNLLLKPSLVTINKIFPDITPKFGVENTSSTKEEVLKKKKVPKGWRNKKIPTEDFTPGIKVVFTACPILPHTVNKILSLKHIELIHESTVKKFTVRESTWSESKKVVSFHITLSSNLVFLFFTSQTTPAKGFRSKNQEPSKYSENVNPNSNTTPFSKPLSNPCGSSSSPSPSPVVKKSCSKSQKKPQSSAAKEGVVNSVNSVQKNKIRQRKFVVAKKNKNKKFEGSGGDGDQGSNSTLSFCKCKESNKNNKCLCVAYQNLRKSQEEFFKNKQAQEQEQDQEDGTAEIERVIIEEEQRQQQEAIGEDCVFILGANGASSSHSHNAAPAPAVDCSSLVLTMADCLSFVTNGSTTTKPEGNCCSGLKSVLKTAPQCLCEAFKSSAQFGVVLNVTKALALPAACKVSAPSASNCGLSETPAAAPGIVSNRTSNGGRRSRRNSLESTSTFGGSRWKKKQQLRVTSQKPFKLRTEERGKVKEEEFVKKIHEMMTEEEKQRIPIAQGLPWTTDEPECLVKPPVKEITQPIDLQLHSDVRAMDRAEFDHQVPTLIFILFNFASLSVILCHEQHHCKFWIHIS, from the exons atggcagacaaataTCTAAAGCCTGCAtatggattagtagagaatATCTTGatcaaagtgg GTGAAGAAGAGATGTGCATACAGACTGAGCCTATTGATCCAAATCTTGAAGAACCCTCTGATGATGCACAACAGAATTTGCTACTCAAACCTTCTTTGGtgacaatcaacaaaatttttcCTGACATCacacctaagtttggtgtcgagAATACATCATCTACCAAGGAGGAAGTtctcaaaaagaagaaagtacccaagGGATGGAGAAATAAAAAGATTCCCACTGAAGACTTCACCCCAGGAATAAAGGTGGTATTCACTGCATGCCCAATTTTGCCTCATACAGTGAACAAGATCCTGTCTCTTAAGCATATAGAGTTGATCCATGAGAGCACAGTGAAAAAGTTTACAGTGAGGG aaagcaCATGGTCTGAGTCAAAGAAAGTGGTTTCCTTTCACATCACTCTCAGTTCCAATCTTgtgtttctcttcttcacttcaCAAACCACTCCAGCCAAGGGTTTCCGATCAAAGAATCAAGAACCCTCCAAATATTCCGAGAATGTCAACCCTAACAGTAATACCACTCCATTTTCCAAACCCTTATCCAATCCTtgtggttcttcttcttctccttctccttcacCTGTTGTGAAGAAATCGTGTTCCAAGTCACAGAAGAAGCCACAATCCTCGGCAGCAAAGGAGGGTGTTGTGAATTCCGTGAATTCCGTTCAGAAGAACAAGATCAGGCAGAGGAAGTTCGTTGTTgcaaagaagaataagaacaagaagtTCGAAGGGAGTGGTGGTGATGGTGATCAGGGTTCAAACTCAACGCTGTCGTTTTGTAAGTGCAAAGAGagcaacaagaacaacaagTGTCTCTGTGTGGCTTACCAGAATCTCAGGAAGTCACAGGAAGAGTTCTTCAAGAACAAGCAAGCACAAGAACAAGAGCAAGATCAAGAAGATGGAACTGCTGAGATTGAGAGAGTGATCATTGAAGAAGAACAACGACAACAACAAGAAGCCATAGGAGAGGATTGTG TCTTCATCTTGGGAGCTAACGGAGCCTCATCGTCCCACTCGCACAACGCTGCCCCAGCCCCCGCCGTGGATTGCTCCTCCCTGGTTCTAACCATGGCGGATTGCTTGTCCTTCGTCACCAATggcagcaccaccaccaagccGGAAGGTAACTGCTGCTCCGGGCTCAAATCGGTTCTGAAAACGGCGCCTCAGTGTCTGTGTGAAGCCTTCAAGAGCAGCGCTCAGTTCGGCGTCGTTCTCAATGTCACCAAGGCCCTCGCTCTCCCCGCTGCATGCAAAGTCTCCGCCCCTTCCGCTTCCAACTGTGGAT TGTCTGAAACACCTGCCGCCGCTCCTGGTAT TGTATCTAACAGGACTTCTAATGGAGgtagaagaagcagaagaaat AGTTTGGAATCAACTAGCACCTTTGGGGGAAGCAGgtggaagaagaagcagcagctgAGAGTCACCAGCCAAAAACCATTCAAGCTAAGAACTGAG GAAAGGGGGAAGGTGAAAGAGGAAGAATTTGTGAAGAAGATACATGAAATGATGACAGAGGAAGAGAAGCAAAGGATACCAATAGCCCAAGGGCTTCCATGGACAACAGATGAACCTGAG TGTTTGGTAAAGCCTCCTGTCAAAGAAATCACACAGCCGATTGACCTGCAGCTTCACAGTGATGTGCGGGCAATGGATCGTGCTGAGTTTGATCATCAGGTACCAactcttattttcattttgtttaattttgcttCATTAAGTGTAATATTGTGTCATGAGCAGCATCATTGTAAATTCTGGATCCATATTTCATAG